The genomic DNA TACGGCACCGCCGAACTCCGCATCGGCGCCTCCCTCGTCCAGTTCGGCCACGCCTCCCGGCTCTGGTCCCCGGTGCTCGCCTGCGCCCTCCTCCACGGCGTCGTACCGGACCTGACCGGGCTCCAGCGCGCCGACGAAGGGCCCGCGCTGCGGCTGCCCGTGCCCGCCGGGCGGCCGGCGCCCGCGGCGGCGCGGCTGCCGGAGGTGCTGTACGAGGAGGTGGTGACCCGGCACCTGGAGCCGCTCGCCGCGGGGCTGCGCGTCAAGGTCGCCGCCGGGCTGCTCTACGGCAACGCCGCCTCCGCGCTCGTCGGCGCCGCCGCCGCGCTCCGCGCCGCCCGCCCGGCGCTCGGCGACCCGCTGACCCGGCTCACCGGCGCCCTGCTGTCCACGGGGCAACTGGCCGGCACGGGGCTGCTCACCGGGCCGGGGCTCGCCTTCCGGCGCCGTAGCTGCTGCCTGTACTACCGGGTCCCGGGCGGCGGCAAGTGCGGCGACTGCTCCCTGCGTACGTGACGGGCGCCCGCCCCGGGCCCGTACAAGCAGAAGAACCCCCGCCTCACCGCTTCCCCCGCCCCCGCAGGAACCGGTCCGCCCCCTCCGCCAGCTCCACCACCCGCTCCGGATACCCCAACCCCGCCCGCTCCCCCGCCGGGAGCGTCCACGGCCGGTGCACCGCCGCCCCCGCGACCCCCGCCAGCTCCGGCACCCACCGCCGCACGTAGGCCCCCTCCGGGTCGTAACGCCGCGCCTGCGCCAGCGGGTTGAGCACCCGGTTCGGCCGGGTGTCGGTGCCCGTCCCGGCCACCCACTGCCAGTTGAGCTGGTTGTTCGCGATGTCCCCGTCGACCAGCAGGTCCAGGAAGTGCGCGGCGCCGGCCCGCCAGTCCACGTACAGCGTCTTCGTCAGGAAGCTCGCCGTCAGCAGCCGCCCGCGGTTGTGCATCCAGCCCTCGTGCGCGAGCTGCCGCATCGCGGCGTCGACGATCGGGTAGCCGGTGCGCCCCGCGCGCCACGCCTCGATCCCGTCGGCGTCCGTGCGCCACCGGTCGCCGCGCGGGCGGTAGTCGGCGTGGGACGCGTCGGGGCGCGCGGCGAGGACCTGGTGGTGGAAGTCCCGCCAGGCGAGCTGCCGGACGAAGGCGTCGGCGCCGGGACCGCCCGCCGCGCGGGCGCGGTGGACGAGTTCGGTGGCGGAGAGCGTGCCGAAGTGCAGGTGCGGGGAGAGCCGGGAGGTGGCGTCGCCGGGGAGGTCGTCGTGGCGGGCCTCGTACGCGGACATCCCGGCGCGCAGCCAGGCCGCGAAGCGCCGCCGGCCCTCCTGCTCGCCGCCGCGGGCGAGCCCCGGTGAGGTGCCGGAGACCTCTGCACGCGCCGGGAGCGCGGCCGAACGGACGCCCGCGGGGACCGGGACGCGGCGCGGCGCGGGCAGCGGCGTGCGCAGGTCGGCGCCCCGCCAGCGGCGGAAGTACGGGGTGAACACCGCGAAGTGGTCCCGCGCCTGCGGCGTCACCGCGCCCGGCGGCAGCACGGTGACCGCCGCGTCGTGCACGACGAGCCGCCGCCCGTCCGCCGCCAGCGCCTCGCGCAGCCGGGTCTCGCGGCGCTGCGCGTACGCGCTGACGCCCGCGGCGACGTGCACCTCGGCCGCCCCGGCGGCCGCCGCGACCCGGACCGTCTCGCGGACCGGGTCCCCGGTGCGGACGACGAGACGGCCGCCGCGCGCCCGCAGCGCCTCGTCGAGTCCGGCGAGGCAGTCCGCAAGGAACGCCCGCCTGTTGGGTGGCGCGAAGCCGATACGGGCGAGGGCGTCGTCCGAGACGAACAGCGGCACGATTTCGTCGGCGGCGCGCACGGCGGCGTGCAGCGCGGGGTTGTCGTGCAGCCGCAGATCGGACGTGAAGAGGCAGACGGCGACGCTCATCCCGGCATTCTCACGGCGCCGCCGCCCCCGCGCCGCGCCGCCATGCCGGTGGCGTACGCATGGCCCGTACCGTGACGTACGCCACCGAAGGCCCGCCCCCGGGCGGCGTTTACCGATTCGTTACTCGGCAAGACGCCGTCCATGCCGAACAGAAGCAGACCCAGTGCGGCGGCGGTGGTCGCCGGGATCGCGGATCTGGCCGCGATCGTGATCGGACTGTGGATACTCCTGTACGTCCTCGACGCGAACCGCTCGAACGACTTCGTCGCCTTCGTGCACGACATCGCGAGCTGGCTCGCGGGCTGGTCCCGGGACATGTTCACCGTGGACCCCGACTGGTGGCAGGTCCTGCTCAATTACGGGATCGCCGCCCTCGTCTACCTCGCGGTCGGGCACACGGTGTCCAGGACCGTCAAACGGTGGTGATCTGACGCAGCGCGGCAGCCGCGGGACCGGAGGCCCAGGGAAGACAGGAAGGGAGGGACGATGAGGGGACACCGGCTGACGCTGTACGTGCTCAGCTCCAGCGCGCAGTGCGCGGTGATCCGCGTCGGCGGCGAACTGGACCACGGGGGCGAGCGGCTGTTCCTCGACACCGTGGGGTCGTGCGTGGACTCCGGGCACCGCTACGTCGTCCTCGACCTCACCACGCTCGGCTTCTGCGACTCCCGCGGCCTCAACTGCCTCTTCGCGGTGCGCTGGCTGCTGCGCCGGCAGGGCGGCGAGCTGATGCTCGCGGCCGTCGGCCGGCGGGTGATGTACCTGCTGGAGCAGACGGGCAGCACCGACATGATCGCCGCGTACCCCAGCGTGCGCGAGGCGCTGGAGCACGTGCCGGAGCCGCTGCGGGCGAGCTGGCCCCCCGGCGCGGTCCCGGGTGCCGCGCGCCCCCCTGCGCCCTGATCGTTGACGTGTGTCGCAAATGGCCATGTACAAGCGGAAATGCGAGCTGGAAGGGGTGTGGTCGGCCCACGTTGGCTACGGGTGCAAAGTAACGGTCAGGTATAGCCGCCGTGATGACGGGTAGCTGCACACAACGCCTGTCGAGCAGAAGTCCACATCAGGGGGACACCATGACGACATTCGTGACGCGCGGCCACGGGCCCGAGACCGGCGCCGGCACGGCCGCGGACCCGGCCACCTGCACGGCCGCCGACCCGGCCGCCGACCCGCTCGCCGGCCTCGACCTGCCGCCGCTGCCCGAACTGCGCGAGGCGAGTACGGCCGACGCGCGCGCCCTGTCCCGGGTCCTCTTCGGCAGGCTGGCGGAGCTGGACGAGGGCACGTACGCGTACTCGTACGTCCGCAACACCCTCGTCGAGCTGAACCTCGCGCTCGTCCGCTACGCCGTCAGCCGCTTCCGGCTGCGCAGCGAGTCCCGCGAGGACGTCGTGCAGGTCGGCACCGTCGGCCTGATCAAGGCGATCAACCGCTACGACCTCGGCGAGGGCACCGAGTTCCCCACGTTCGCGCTGCCCACGATCATGGGCGAGATCAAGCGCCACTTCCGCGACACCTCCTGGGCGGTGCGGGTGCCGCGGCGGATGCAGGAGCGGCGGCTGACGCTGGCGAAGGCGAGCGCGCGGCTGGAGCAGACCCTCGGCCGCGGCCCGAGCGTCGCGGAACTGGCGGAGCAGACGGGGCTCGACCCGGACGAGG from Streptomyces sp. CMB-StM0423 includes the following:
- a CDS encoding (2Fe-2S)-binding protein; the encoded protein is MTPAADHPLPPAVVAAALGDVAALGPFFALAVAGPGDGWHRVADTYARGAADLVAATAGRYGTAELRIGASLVQFGHASRLWSPVLACALLHGVVPDLTGLQRADEGPALRLPVPAGRPAPAAARLPEVLYEEVVTRHLEPLAAGLRVKVAAGLLYGNAASALVGAAAALRAARPALGDPLTRLTGALLSTGQLAGTGLLTGPGLAFRRRSCCLYYRVPGGGKCGDCSLRT
- a CDS encoding cryptochrome/photolyase family protein, translated to MSVAVCLFTSDLRLHDNPALHAAVRAADEIVPLFVSDDALARIGFAPPNRRAFLADCLAGLDEALRARGGRLVVRTGDPVRETVRVAAAAGAAEVHVAAGVSAYAQRRETRLREALAADGRRLVVHDAAVTVLPPGAVTPQARDHFAVFTPYFRRWRGADLRTPLPAPRRVPVPAGVRSAALPARAEVSGTSPGLARGGEQEGRRRFAAWLRAGMSAYEARHDDLPGDATSRLSPHLHFGTLSATELVHRARAAGGPGADAFVRQLAWRDFHHQVLAARPDASHADYRPRGDRWRTDADGIEAWRAGRTGYPIVDAAMRQLAHEGWMHNRGRLLTASFLTKTLYVDWRAGAAHFLDLLVDGDIANNQLNWQWVAGTGTDTRPNRVLNPLAQARRYDPEGAYVRRWVPELAGVAGAAVHRPWTLPAGERAGLGYPERVVELAEGADRFLRGRGKR
- a CDS encoding SigB/SigF/SigG family RNA polymerase sigma factor; translation: MTTFVTRGHGPETGAGTAADPATCTAADPAADPLAGLDLPPLPELREASTADARALSRVLFGRLAELDEGTYAYSYVRNTLVELNLALVRYAVSRFRLRSESREDVVQVGTVGLIKAINRYDLGEGTEFPTFALPTIMGEIKRHFRDTSWAVRVPRRMQERRLTLAKASARLEQTLGRGPSVAELAEQTGLDPDEVVEGLVAANAYKTSSLDYHAADEEGESFLARRTGVTDPDLEKVENLVSLKPLVEALPERDRKVLDLRFGAEMTQTEIGAELGISQMHVSRLLTSILRRLHEGLTEPA
- a CDS encoding STAS domain-containing protein, which encodes MRGHRLTLYVLSSSAQCAVIRVGGELDHGGERLFLDTVGSCVDSGHRYVVLDLTTLGFCDSRGLNCLFAVRWLLRRQGGELMLAAVGRRVMYLLEQTGSTDMIAAYPSVREALEHVPEPLRASWPPGAVPGAARPPAP